A region of Nostoc sp. 'Peltigera membranacea cyanobiont' N6 DNA encodes the following proteins:
- a CDS encoding tetratricopeptide repeat protein: MTRHNRGVLFLQALGQRKWLLEEKHPSIVASLKELARLYYYQGRYDQAEELLVEALEQKKRLLKKKHPFVTTSRNNLAVYYSQGRYDQEEELLVEALGEKKRLLGEEHPSIVASPNNIVYHSQGCSDQEEELLVEALGEKKRLLGEEHPSIVTNLNNLASLYDFQKRYDEAERLYLQALAVFKHLLETYPEC, translated from the coding sequence ATGACCAGGCATAACCGCGGAGTACTTTTTCTGCAAGCTTTAGGACAGAGAAAATGGCTTCTGGAAGAAAAACATCCTTCTATCGTCGCCAGCCTAAAGGAGCTAGCAAGACTCTACTATTATCAAGGACGTTATGACCAAGCCGAAGAATTGTTAGTGGAAGCTTTAGAACAGAAAAAACGGCTGCTGAAAAAAAAACATCCTTTTGTCACCACCAGCCGAAACAACCTAGCAGTCTACTATTCTCAAGGACGCTATGACCAGGAGGAAGAGTTGTTAGTGGAAGCTTTAGGAGAGAAAAAACGGCTACTAGGAGAAGAACATCCTTCTATCGTCGCCAGCCCGAACAACATAGTATACCATTCTCAAGGATGCTCTGACCAGGAGGAAGAGTTGTTAGTGGAAGCTTTAGGAGAGAAAAAACGGCTGCTAGGAGAAGAACATCCTTCTATCGTCACCAACCTGAACAACCTAGCGTCACTTTATGATTTTCAAAAACGCTACGACGAAGCCGAGCGGCTGTATCTGCAAGCTTTAGCAGTGTTTAAACACCTGCTGGAGACTTATCCAGAATGTTAA
- a CDS encoding EAL domain-containing protein, whose translation MVYKHWLSSWLKAITALRTLYTDIALRELILKALTLFSSARLAAANRKLKREISDVYDELLYETLRDRLLKQEEIAIEQSEIRYRAIVEDQTEMIARYLLDGRLTFFNKAFALYFGRSPEELLGSHDRPIILEADRERVAEFVALISADNPVVIIENRVVVAGEVRWTKWHNRMIFDEQGCFLEFQSVGYDITEFKQIEETLFQEKELAQVTLQSIGDAVLTTDGFGRIKYLNPVAKSLLGCSETSAEGLPLEEVFGIVHEATRETVKNPIEQALKENQTVSLANHTVLINQNNQEIAIQDSAAPIRNRQGEVIGAVMVFRDVTQNRLLSRQLSWQASHDALTGLVNRQEFEQQIEQALHLAKFDYQIHALCYLDLDHFKIVNDTCGHLAGDELLRQITILLQEKIRKTDTLARLGGDEFGLLLSQCLPEQALRVANDLLECIQEFRFVWQEHVFSIGVSIGLVGIDANSESLVEIIKTADAACYTAKNRGRNRVYFAQTDDRERLQQRGEMEWANCISHALESDWFCLYVQPIASITPVAENGDYYEVLLRLHDEQGNLVLPMTFIPAAERYHLMHLIDRWVIRTLFSNWTRIVGDKQSIYAINLSGSSINDDRFIDFLYEQFTLHSISPQCICFEITETVAIANLSKARQFIQSLQQMGCRFALDDFGVGMSSFAYLKSLPVDYLKIDGSFIRNMIENPVDNAIVTAITHISNVMGIKTIAEFVENDAILERITALGIDYAQGYGIGMPRPLGSILVG comes from the coding sequence TTGGTTTATAAACATTGGCTAAGTAGTTGGCTCAAAGCCATCACGGCTTTAAGAACACTGTACACAGATATTGCGTTGAGAGAGTTGATACTAAAGGCACTTACTCTCTTCAGTTCTGCACGACTGGCGGCAGCCAACCGAAAACTGAAGCGGGAAATTAGCGATGTCTACGACGAACTTCTCTACGAGACGCTACGCGATCGCTTGCTCAAGCAGGAAGAAATTGCGATCGAACAAAGCGAGATTCGCTACCGTGCCATTGTAGAAGATCAGACTGAAATGATTGCCCGATATTTACTAGACGGCAGACTCACGTTTTTCAACAAAGCTTTTGCGCTTTATTTTGGGCGATCGCCAGAGGAACTGCTCGGCAGCCACGATCGGCCGATTATCTTGGAGGCAGATCGGGAGCGAGTTGCTGAATTTGTAGCTTTAATTAGTGCTGATAATCCCGTTGTGATTATTGAGAATCGCGTGGTTGTGGCAGGTGAGGTGCGTTGGACTAAGTGGCATAACCGAATGATATTTGACGAGCAAGGATGCTTTCTGGAATTTCAATCGGTGGGATACGATATCACAGAATTCAAGCAAATTGAAGAAACACTTTTTCAAGAAAAAGAATTAGCCCAGGTGACGTTGCAATCGATCGGAGATGCAGTTCTTACCACAGATGGGTTTGGCAGGATTAAATACCTCAATCCGGTTGCAAAATCTCTGCTTGGATGTAGTGAAACATCCGCAGAAGGGTTGCCGTTAGAAGAAGTCTTTGGAATTGTCCATGAAGCGACACGGGAGACAGTTAAGAACCCAATTGAGCAAGCATTAAAGGAAAATCAAACCGTGAGTTTAGCAAACCATACCGTCTTAATTAATCAGAACAATCAAGAAATTGCGATTCAAGATTCAGCCGCGCCCATTCGCAATCGTCAGGGAGAAGTGATTGGCGCGGTTATGGTGTTTCGGGACGTGACTCAGAACCGCTTGCTTTCGCGTCAGCTATCCTGGCAGGCAAGTCATGATGCCTTAACCGGATTGGTGAATCGCCAGGAGTTTGAGCAGCAAATTGAACAAGCATTGCATCTTGCCAAATTTGACTACCAGATTCATGCGCTGTGCTATTTGGATCTCGATCACTTCAAAATTGTAAATGATACCTGTGGCCATCTGGCTGGAGACGAATTACTGCGTCAAATTACTATCCTATTGCAGGAGAAGATTCGGAAAACTGACACACTGGCACGGTTAGGGGGCGATGAATTTGGCCTATTGCTCAGTCAGTGTCTGCCGGAGCAAGCTTTACGAGTTGCCAACGATCTGCTTGAATGTATTCAAGAGTTCCGGTTTGTTTGGCAAGAGCATGTATTCTCAATTGGAGTAAGTATCGGCTTAGTGGGTATTGACGCGAATAGCGAGAGCCTTGTAGAGATTATCAAGACAGCTGACGCAGCTTGCTATACCGCGAAGAACCGGGGGCGCAATCGCGTGTACTTTGCTCAGACTGACGATCGGGAGCGACTGCAACAGCGCGGGGAGATGGAGTGGGCTAACTGCATTTCTCATGCCTTGGAAAGTGATTGGTTTTGTCTCTATGTTCAACCCATTGCCTCTATCACTCCGGTGGCTGAAAACGGCGACTATTATGAAGTGCTGCTGCGGCTCCACGATGAGCAGGGAAATTTAGTGCTGCCGATGACGTTTATTCCAGCAGCAGAACGTTACCACTTGATGCACCTGATCGATCGATGGGTAATTCGGACTCTGTTCAGTAATTGGACAAGGATTGTTGGCGATAAACAAAGCATCTATGCGATTAACCTTTCTGGCTCTAGCATCAACGACGATCGGTTTATTGACTTTTTGTATGAGCAGTTTACCCTACACTCCATCTCACCCCAGTGCATTTGCTTTGAAATTACCGAGACTGTGGCGATCGCCAACTTGAGCAAAGCCAGACAGTTCATTCAGTCACTTCAACAGATGGGCTGTCGCTTTGCGTTAGACGATTTTGGGGTGGGGATGTCGTCGTTTGCTTATCTCAAGTCTCTGCCTGTAGATTACCTCAAAATTGACGGGAGCTTTATTCGTAACATGATCGAGAATCCTGTGGATAATGCGATCGTGACAGCAATCACACACATTAGCAATGTGATGGGTATTAAGACGATTGCTGAGTTTGTAGAAAATGACGCAATTTTAGAGCGAATTACGGCACTAGGAATTGATTACGCACAGGGATATGGCATTGGAATGCCTCGCCCATTGGGGTCAATACTTGTCGGTTAA
- a CDS encoding FdhF/YdeP family oxidoreductase, with protein sequence MLPKPKKHWTPSNWASWKPFGIGEQYPNNFWEVFRAIWLSRDKLPYAWNILDKGVCDGCALGTTGMKDWTLDGIHLCNVRLRLLRMNTMPAFDPVLLEDVSQLQKQKSAQLRDLGRLPYPMIRERGEKGFRRVSWDEALGVISDRIHSTTPDRLSFYVTSRGTVNETYYATQKAVRAMGSNNIDNAARICHSPSTAGLKAALGAGATTCSYKDWIGTDLLVFIGSNVANNQPVTVKYLHYAKKAGTKIVVINTYREPGMERYWVPSIVESAVFGTKFAEDFFLINMGGDIAFLNGTIKHIIANNWVDQSFIDLHTVGFAELKASLESQSWEELERLSGTSRESMYAFAKMVKEANKAVFVWSMGITQHECGEDNVRSIINLALTKGFVGREGCGLMPIRGHSGVQGGAEMGCYATVFPGGKLITPENAAQLSQDWGFDVPASKGLIAPEMINAAHQGELDVLVSVGGNFLEVLPEPDYVEAALKKIPLRVHIDIVLSSQMLVEPADTVVLLPATTRYEIPGGVTETNTERRVIFSPEIPGQRIGEARPEWEVFLELARRVKPDLADKLAFADTAAIRQEIAQVVPQYAGIQHLQQAGDQFQYGGSHLCFGWNFPTADGKAHFGVLLPRQRELPEGYFLVATRRGKQFNSMVQERKDAITGAMREAVLINAADAAQLDLKDGDKVILKNDLGELLCQVYIAPIQSGNLQVHWPEGNVLLDKSKRSLEGVPDYNAIARLEKQT encoded by the coding sequence ATGTTACCTAAACCTAAAAAGCACTGGACTCCTTCAAATTGGGCAAGTTGGAAGCCTTTTGGTATCGGCGAACAGTACCCCAACAATTTTTGGGAGGTATTTCGCGCAATCTGGCTGTCTCGTGACAAACTACCTTATGCGTGGAATATTCTCGATAAAGGTGTCTGCGATGGTTGCGCTCTCGGAACAACTGGGATGAAGGATTGGACTTTAGATGGGATTCATCTCTGCAATGTGCGGTTGCGGCTATTGCGGATGAATACGATGCCAGCTTTTGACCCTGTGCTATTGGAGGATGTCTCGCAGTTGCAGAAGCAAAAAAGTGCCCAATTACGCGACTTGGGAAGACTCCCTTATCCGATGATTCGTGAACGAGGGGAAAAAGGCTTTCGTCGTGTTAGTTGGGATGAAGCTTTAGGGGTGATTAGCGATCGCATCCACTCCACAACACCAGATCGCCTCAGTTTTTATGTTACCAGTCGCGGTACTGTCAACGAAACTTATTATGCTACCCAAAAAGCTGTCCGAGCAATGGGCAGCAATAATATTGATAACGCTGCCCGCATTTGCCATTCTCCCAGTACAGCAGGACTAAAAGCTGCTTTGGGTGCTGGTGCTACCACCTGTTCTTATAAAGACTGGATTGGTACTGATTTATTAGTCTTCATTGGCTCTAATGTTGCCAATAATCAGCCTGTTACCGTTAAGTATCTCCATTACGCCAAGAAAGCTGGCACAAAAATTGTAGTTATTAATACTTACCGCGAACCAGGAATGGAGCGCTACTGGGTTCCCTCAATTGTAGAAAGTGCCGTTTTCGGTACAAAGTTTGCCGAAGACTTCTTCTTAATTAACATGGGTGGGGATATAGCATTTTTAAATGGCACTATTAAACATATAATTGCTAACAACTGGGTAGACCAGTCATTTATAGATTTACACACAGTTGGCTTTGCTGAACTCAAAGCATCGTTAGAAAGCCAATCTTGGGAAGAATTAGAGCGGCTTTCTGGAACATCCCGCGAGTCAATGTACGCTTTTGCCAAAATGGTCAAAGAAGCGAATAAAGCCGTATTTGTTTGGAGTATGGGCATTACTCAGCATGAATGCGGTGAAGATAATGTGCGAAGTATTATTAATTTAGCTCTCACCAAAGGTTTTGTCGGTCGGGAAGGCTGCGGTTTAATGCCAATTCGCGGACACTCTGGGGTGCAGGGTGGTGCAGAGATGGGATGTTACGCGACAGTATTTCCTGGTGGTAAACTTATCACTCCAGAAAATGCTGCCCAATTGAGTCAGGATTGGGGCTTTGATGTGCCAGCAAGTAAAGGTTTAATTGCTCCAGAAATGATTAATGCCGCACATCAGGGCGAATTAGATGTGTTGGTTTCTGTGGGCGGGAATTTTTTAGAAGTGCTGCCAGAACCAGATTATGTGGAAGCCGCGCTGAAGAAAATACCACTGCGGGTACATATAGATATTGTTCTCTCCAGCCAAATGTTGGTGGAACCTGCTGATACTGTGGTGCTTTTACCTGCGACGACTCGCTACGAAATACCAGGAGGAGTCACAGAAACTAACACCGAACGCCGGGTAATTTTCAGTCCAGAAATTCCGGGGCAGCGCATTGGGGAAGCGCGTCCAGAGTGGGAAGTCTTTTTAGAATTGGCAAGGCGGGTAAAACCAGATTTGGCAGATAAGCTAGCTTTTGCTGACACAGCTGCTATCCGTCAAGAAATTGCTCAAGTTGTCCCGCAATATGCCGGTATTCAACATTTACAGCAAGCTGGCGATCAATTTCAATATGGTGGCTCACATTTGTGCTTTGGTTGGAACTTCCCTACAGCCGATGGTAAGGCACATTTTGGCGTATTATTGCCACGCCAAAGAGAATTACCAGAAGGTTATTTCTTAGTAGCAACGCGCCGAGGCAAACAATTTAATAGTATGGTGCAGGAACGCAAGGATGCAATTACTGGGGCAATGCGAGAGGCGGTGCTAATCAATGCTGCTGATGCTGCACAGTTGGATTTAAAAGATGGGGATAAGGTAATTCTCAAGAATGATTTAGGTGAGTTGTTGTGTCAAGTCTATATTGCGCCAATTCAGTCAGGAAACTTGCAAGTACATTGGCCAGAAGGGAATGTGTTATTAGATAAAAGTAAGCGATCGCTTGAAGGTGTTCCTGATTATAATGCGATCGCACGGTTGGAAAAACAAACCTAA
- a CDS encoding serine hydrolase domain-containing protein has protein sequence MNLKFLAFRKILFAIVFVISLGLAGYLVGNNISQKVIEKSFAKQIMSTSTVGKSSQLQTLLNEIVVEEKIPGAVMYISTPKGSWVGASGVNSLSTKTRMKTTDGFSIASMSKTFMAVVVLKLVEQGKIGLDRAIATYLPRDITPHIVNSDKITVRQLLNHTSGVAEYLDTKEFIQATAKRSRSQPWTAREAIPYMYQEEPKANPGEKFIYTDCNYILLELIVENITRGTLAQAIRSQILKPLGLKHTFTELREPTIGEVATGYSDRNKDGKLDSYADVNDGNGLGDGGLVSTAEDLAKFAKALFVKKSLLSSKMMKEMLKFKDNGESYSYGLGVERFSSPMEKAIGHSGIAYGFTTLLAYLPNQNTTIIVLLNAQGVDIKSVARTGIEVVENK, from the coding sequence ATGAACCTAAAATTTTTGGCTTTCAGGAAAATTTTATTTGCAATAGTCTTTGTGATTTCTCTTGGTTTAGCAGGATATCTAGTGGGTAATAACATTAGTCAAAAAGTAATTGAAAAATCTTTTGCTAAACAAATCATGTCTACCTCCACCGTCGGAAAAAGTTCTCAACTACAGACACTCTTAAATGAGATAGTTGTTGAAGAAAAAATTCCTGGCGCAGTAATGTATATTTCTACACCCAAAGGTTCTTGGGTGGGAGCATCTGGTGTCAATAGCTTGTCAACAAAAACCCGGATGAAAACCACGGATGGTTTTTCCATCGCCAGTATGAGTAAAACTTTTATGGCGGTGGTTGTGCTGAAATTAGTAGAGCAAGGGAAGATAGGATTAGATCGGGCGATCGCAACATACTTACCAAGAGACATCACTCCTCATATTGTCAACAGCGATAAAATTACAGTTCGTCAATTGCTCAACCATACCAGTGGTGTTGCTGAATACCTAGATACAAAAGAGTTTATTCAAGCTACTGCAAAAAGAAGTCGCTCGCAGCCTTGGACAGCCAGAGAAGCTATTCCGTATATGTACCAAGAAGAACCAAAGGCAAATCCCGGAGAAAAATTTATTTATACTGATTGCAACTACATTCTTTTGGAACTGATTGTTGAAAATATCACTAGGGGAACTCTCGCCCAAGCAATCCGCAGTCAGATTTTAAAACCATTGGGATTAAAACATACCTTCACAGAATTGCGCGAACCGACAATTGGCGAAGTAGCTACAGGTTATAGCGATCGCAATAAGGATGGTAAGCTAGATAGCTACGCCGATGTCAATGATGGCAATGGTTTGGGAGATGGTGGATTGGTTTCAACAGCAGAGGATTTAGCCAAGTTCGCTAAAGCGCTATTTGTCAAAAAAAGCTTACTTTCGTCAAAGATGATGAAAGAAATGCTGAAATTTAAAGATAATGGCGAAAGCTATAGCTATGGGTTAGGTGTAGAACGCTTCTCATCTCCTATGGAAAAAGCAATTGGCCATAGTGGTATAGCTTATGGCTTCACAACATTGCTGGCATATCTCCCCAATCAAAATACTACTATAATAGTGCTGCTAAACGCTCAGGGTGTTGATATTAAATCAGTAGCTAGGACAGGTATAGAAGTTGTTGAGAATAAATGA
- the fdhD gene encoding formate dehydrogenase accessory sulfurtransferase FdhD, giving the protein MTMQTKSKTQATVWVMEKGQVRPRLDHLTTEEPLEIRLTPFQKTVAVTMRTPGADFELAAGFLYSEGVVSRREDIRRISYCVDELVDGEQRHNIVNVELRDGLIPDLQPLERHFYTSSACGVCGKASLEALRLRGCPMIPSGPTVTPEIVYSLPDKLRAAQGIFRATGGLHAAAIFDTQGNLLNLREDVGRHNALDKLIGSAFLSDELPLNNCIVLVSGRSSFEILQKSTTAGVPIVCSVSAPSSLAVSVAKEFGITLIGFLRGERFNIYTGLQRINTLEQQ; this is encoded by the coding sequence ATGACAATGCAAACTAAAAGCAAAACCCAAGCCACTGTTTGGGTAATGGAAAAAGGTCAAGTCCGGCCTCGTTTAGATCATCTCACTACTGAGGAACCTTTGGAAATTCGCCTTACCCCTTTCCAGAAGACGGTAGCTGTAACAATGCGAACACCAGGGGCAGATTTTGAACTAGCAGCTGGTTTTCTCTACAGTGAAGGAGTGGTTAGCCGCAGAGAAGATATCCGACGGATAAGCTACTGCGTTGATGAATTAGTAGATGGCGAGCAACGCCATAATATCGTAAATGTAGAATTGCGGGATGGGTTGATTCCAGACTTACAGCCTTTGGAACGTCATTTTTACACTAGTAGCGCCTGTGGGGTGTGTGGTAAAGCTAGCCTTGAGGCTTTGCGTCTGCGGGGATGTCCGATGATTCCTTCTGGGCCAACGGTAACACCTGAAATCGTATACAGCTTACCTGATAAGCTCCGCGCGGCTCAAGGTATCTTCAGGGCTACAGGAGGTTTGCACGCTGCGGCTATCTTCGATACTCAAGGAAATTTATTGAACCTGCGGGAGGATGTTGGGCGACACAATGCTTTGGATAAATTGATTGGTTCAGCTTTTCTCAGTGACGAGTTGCCTTTAAATAATTGTATTGTCTTAGTGAGCGGACGCTCTAGTTTTGAAATTTTGCAAAAGTCTACAACTGCTGGAGTTCCCATTGTTTGTTCTGTTTCCGCTCCCAGTAGTTTAGCAGTGTCTGTCGCCAAAGAATTTGGGATTACCCTAATTGGATTTTTGCGCGGAGAACGGTTCAATATTTACACTGGTTTACAAAGAATAAACACCCTAGAGCAACAGTAG